A region of the Apium graveolens cultivar Ventura chromosome 6, ASM990537v1, whole genome shotgun sequence genome:
TTTAGGAAGAACCTCTCTACGCCGTTTATTTTGACTACTCTTGGCGACGACACTTTTTCCATAAAGCCTACAAACATATAAACGACCATATATCTCGTTGTCTTTATTACGATGGCTAGCTTGAATTTTAATCGCAAATCCATTTCGTAAAGCATAAGCCCTAAAAAAATGACCGGCCTCATCTACACTTTGAAAATTTTGATTCAAATATGGAACTCCCCCCCCCCCCATCAACATTTTCATACAAATTTGCATCCTCTACATTATCAATTTCATCCTCACCCTCAACATTATCACTATCATTTTTGACCTCATTTTCAACCTCATTTCCATCACTTTCATCTTCAACATCAACCAAATCGtcatctaaattaataaattGCTCATTTCTATCTACAAAATCATCATCTTCAACATATACAGGGGTTTTAGGTTCTTCACTACTATTTAAACTATCAAGATGTAAACTACAATCAATAACCTCTTTTTTTTCATTTTGACGTTTATGACGAAACATGCGAGCAAATAATTTATCCGCCATGAAAATGAGAAATTTAAGACAAGAAATATACCTTGAATTGACAAAACAACTTGAAGTTCTTGATGAAAATCGCCTAAAATGTAAACTTGGAGAGAGTAGAATTTTTCTACAAAATTTTGGTGTTTTTGTGGTGAAATGAGGTGTTGTTGGGATGTTGGGGATAAGGGGACAGCACCCAACCGCGAAAATTTTCCGCGGTCCGTCCAGACCAACCGCTGAAACTTTCCGCGGTTCGGGTACCATCTCACCCGTTCATCCCCCATCCAACGGCCCTTAAACTGTTTGTTAACAACCTAATATTAGCAAACAGTTGCTACAGATTGGTCCTCTTTATACAATTGCTTCCCATCTTTACCCCAAAAGCTCCCTCGCTTGGGAAAGCACAGACGCCTATCAGTAAAATCAGAATTTCACCAGAGCCAATTAGAGTCTCTATTTTCTGAGAACTATCCCATTTATCTGTTCAAGCATTTCTGACACATTAGGTCCATGACATTGTAAAATTTTGATGCGAGGTAGAGCCACCTGTACCGTTTCTCTGAGCTTAATTGTAGCATATCTCCTTCGGGGTTTGTTGCTTTTCCAATTCAAGAGCTTGCTAGCTGGGTGATTAGTTATTGAACtttagaataatatttttaatCCCAAAACGATTGTACTTTTTCTTAAATGACTGTCATGCAAAGATGATCGGTGCCGGAATTTCTGTAATGAGATGCGAGTTATTGTGGTTTAACAAGTAGTAACACTGTCCTTAACTTTACACGTTTTGGTTGCTTAAAAGGATTATTATACGTGACCATAAAATTCTGGTTCAGCCAAACACTACAAGTACTGACAAATTAGATAAAAACGTCAGGTAAACAATCTGAAATATTATGATAATTAAGTTAATCAATAGAAAACCAGACAAAAAGAATagtaacaaatatatgaacttataaaatttataaaatataattgaacAAGAAATCCCACACAATACAACTCAGAATGTAAAACAGTTCTGTATCAGAAAAAGCAAATTCAGCCACAAGTCTAATAACATATTTATTTTATTGTTTTATTTAGAACTTCAATTAGTactccttttcttccttctctTCATCCTTCCAGCAACACTTTAAAACAGATCTAGGAGATCCACAGCTCTCAGTCTTCACAAACTTTTGGTAAACAATGGAACCATCCATTCCAAGCTCTTCACAGCTTTTCTCTTCCAAATGATACCCCTTAACCTCCAAGGAGCTCGTCTTCTCAAGTAAGCTAGATGAAACATCAGCATGCAAAGCAACAGAGAATTCACTAGGTTCAAAACACCTCAGCACCCTCGAAACAAGTCGACTAAGGTTAACGTCTTTTGGATCATATCCAGCAGCTTCAAAACTTGCATAGCTAAAACCATCTTCAGGTGTGATGTGAATCGTAGAAATTGCATTTCCTTCAATGGCATTCATTGAGTATCCACAAGGATCAAACTCAAAATCACAGATGTTGGAATTTGGAAGAATTTCTCTAATACCAGAGCTATCGGTCATTACAGCTGCTGAGTTTGAATTAGTTTTGTAAAAGACAGATGCTTTTGACCTGTCTAGAGAAGTCATGCACATTTCCATTGTATACATAGGGTCGGAGGAGTGCTGAGAAGCAGCACATGCAGAATAGACATGCCATTTCTGCTGTTTGTCGAAACTGCCCATAACATAAGCTTTGCTTCCTAAACCAAGTTTTCCAAAATAACTATCAAGGACTGTAACTTCTTCTGAGAAATTCCGATGAGGGTATGACTGAGCTCCAGGAAATATGAAACTCCCGCGACTATATCTCACAGAACGCACGGTGAGGGAGATGGATTTAGCCAACTTCAGAATGGGTGGAATTGACTTGAGCAGCTTGGTTGTTCCACAAGTTTTGATAATGATCTTGTATGCATAGACGAAAAGACTCGACTCAGAGAGAACATAAGAGTCGACATGGTCATTTGACAATGAAGCAACTATAGTGCATTCCGCAGGTCCTAGTATCTCATCCAACTGAGTTTTGGAAAGAGTTCGTAGACCCATTCCTTCGGGATCAGCAAAAAAGCTGGGCTCGGAAAAGCAGACTTCGAGCCTCTTTTCGTAACCTTCGAATCCAATTGCAGAGACTTCGATTGCCATATCTTTGAGAGATATGGTTTACAACTAGAAATAGAGTAAACAAGAGATGTGCCGAGAGCAGAAGAAAAGGAGTGAATGGAAAGAAATTCAGAATGTAAATAAACTTAAAACACCTAGTTACTATTAACGTCGTCAGACGTTATTGCAGAAAGACTTAGGAATATCAGGATGGTTTGCGAGCGCACTGCACAAGAACAAAAAAAAAAGCATTTAAGCTAACACTTCAATCTTATGATATTATCGAGTATTTACATTAATCGTAATCCAGAAACTTACGTTGGAGTATGCAGCAGATTTGAATTTCTTGATTCCTCCGTTTGGTCGAATGTCTTCAATGCTGTATCCGAGGGGTGCTTCGTATGATAAAGATTTACTACTACTACTAGACTTTTTCCCACCTTTGGTCTCCATTAAAACATGAATTTGCCTAATCAAATAGAAACAGAACAAGAAATTAATCACCACAACAGTTGTACCATATAGAAATAACATGTGACAACAAGCATCCCCCTCCCTCCTAACACAATTAAAACAATGGATTATGGATCTAAACATCTAAAACCCTCAACACATCAACTTACTAAACCTTAATAGTTACAGTGCCTCAAAACAAAATATCCCCTTAACATATGACGAAAAATAGAGACTTTAATCTGTTCAAAAAATACTAGCAACAAAATATTAAAGGCAGAAAAGCACATTAAAGATTATAGTATCCATCGTAATATATATTTCAGAAAGTCAAATTCATATAATTACGAATTTCACACGAAACCTCAACATCATCATATTTCAACCAAAATCCCTAAAATGATTTCAAAACTTCATAACAATAACACCAATACAACAAATAACTAAGTTTTATTTTTACAGTCAAAACAAAATCTTAACAAGCCTAAACCAGTACCTCCGAAAATATTACAAGGATACAAATATAACATATCCGTACAAAATCATCCTTAATTAGACAACACAAAAATACATGAACAAACCTcgtaaatttaaaataaaatcaaaaaacACAATTGAACAGTTCGAAATCAAATTCAGAAAACAAGCTTCTACATCAATACAATTCTAACACCTAATAGAGGCGTGTGTACCGTAAACAACacaaattcaaaaaaaataattatatcgAAACATCAAAACATTAAATTCAAAACATCTCATAATCATAATAAAACAGAAAATAATGTAAACTTacaaatattaaattaaaattcgTCGAGATCCGCGCTTGTATTATCACGATCCGCCTCTATAAACTCCGTACAATTGATCTAAATCACAAAACAAACAAATTTAAAACAATAATCGAACAAACAAGACAAAAGCATCAGTATATTCGCATGTAATTGcaattatataaatttaaaataaataaatcgaACTTACGAGATGAAAAAATCGCAGAAGAAATTGAAACCCTAGAGAGATTGGGAGGGATGATAATTGTGTAATTGAGATTGTGAGAGACGTAAGCGAGGGCTGTTATGTGTATTTATAGAGTTATATAGACCGACTATATATTTAGGTACCCTTTAGGTGGAATTGTTTTTTTACCCTTGTTTAGTCCAGTTAATTACATTTTGTGCCATTTTTCTTGGAAATTTCCTATATTCTAGTGTCGTGTTTGATTTTGTTTAAAGATAGCTACCTAAAATATATGTGTGGTTTAGATGCAGCCAAACAGCTCAAAATTAGCAAATGCTTTGTTgttcttttttattatttttggctTGATGTGAGGGGAGGGAGTTGAATTTGTTGATGTTACCTAATTTAGAATATTGTATGGATGAATATTTTAGCTTCTTTTGTTATTCAACTTGTCTACTTTTAGATTTTAGAGAATTTTAATTTTGggtattatttattaaaaaaattgtagTATTCTTAAGAAATTTAAATGAGTGAAATCAAATATGTTATTTCTTTGATGTGTGATTCaatttatataaaaatcaatATCACTATAACAATAATTCAAGCTAAAGAAAAGAATATGCTTTTAAAAAAGTAATGGTTCATGaaaagttaaagaaaaggaaATGAAGGTTAGAGTGGACCACAAAAGGTTAAGTGAGAATATTTGGATTGTGAGGCAAGCCCACAAGGGATAAATCAATATGAACCGTACTAAAGATATCGGCTCAGATTGGTGGCTGTCACTTAAACCTAAATATGCACAAAAAATCCGGATCCGAAAATTTGACCCGGCCCGATCCGGTTAAGTCCGGCCCAGTCCGGCCCGAcccggttaaaagcccgggcttcggcccggcccggcccgaaTAAAAACCCGAAAAAATCTggttataatctgattattctaatatattttcttatatatttataaattcacatttactataaatataaataatattttaaacacatatatatttacatatttgtgattaataatattatttatatacttcgttgcataaataatgaaataagatataataagtacactatatatatttggatatcattgttatcgtaaaaatgat
Encoded here:
- the LOC141663976 gene encoding S-adenosylmethionine decarboxylase proenzyme-like, producing the protein MAIEVSAIGFEGYEKRLEVCFSEPSFFADPEGMGLRTLSKTQLDEILGPAECTIVASLSNDHVDSYVLSESSLFVYAYKIIIKTCGTTKLLKSIPPILKLAKSISLTVRSVRYSRGSFIFPGAQSYPHRNFSEEVTVLDSYFGKLGLGSKAYVMGSFDKQQKWHVYSACAASQHSSDPMYTMEMCMTSLDRSKASVFYKTNSNSAAVMTDSSGIREILPNSNICDFEFDPCGYSMNAIEGNAISTIHITPEDGFSYASFEAAGYDPKDVNLSRLVSRVLRCFEPSEFSVALHADVSSSLLEKTSSLEVKGYHLEEKSCEELGMDGSIVYQKFVKTESCGSPRSVLKCCWKDEEKEEKEY